The stretch of DNA GCTGGGCATGGAAGCGATCTACGAGTTCGACGTGAAAGACATGCCGGTCACCGTTGCCGTTGATAGCAAGGGCGAGTCGGTACACATCACCGGTCCTGCCATCTGGCAGAAAAAGATCAGTGAAAGCCTGGCGGTTGAAGTGCAGTAAGCATTTCCCCTGCAAGGATAAAAGGCGACCACTACGGTCGCCTTTTTTTGTTTCATGCACCTCTCACTGTGGCGAGGGAGCTTGCTCCCGCTCCAGTGCGCAGCGCTCCCATTTTTTTGGGGCCGCTACGCGCCCCAGCGGGAGCAAGCTCCCTCGCCACAACAGCCATGCGCCTCATGCTATGGTGCTCGCCCCCAATTGCACTGTTCATCCTCGAATGATCGCGATTCCCCGGCCTTTGCGTTTGACCTTCTACTCCCTGCTGATCATCGCCGGTGCGATGCTGGCTGCCGCCCTGGCCACCCGCCACGCCGAACGCCTGGCCCTGGTGGATGACGCCGCCCGCGCCAATCAGCAGCTCATGCTTTATGGCAACTCCCTGCACACCCTGATCGAACGTTACCGCGCCCTGCCCGCCGTGCTGGCCCTGGACTCGGAAATGATCAGCGCCCTGAAGGGCCCGCTGGACACCGCCACCCAGGATTTGCTCAACCGCAAGCTGGAGCGCATCAACGGCGCCGCCCAGTCCTCGACCCTGGAACTGATGGACCGCAACGGCCTGGCCGTGGCCGCCAGCAACTGGAACCTGCCCAGCAGTTATGTGGGGCACAACTACGCGTTTCGTCCCTACTTCAGCCAAACCCTGAGCCAGGGCACCGGGCGTTTTTATGCAGTGGGCGTGACCACCGGGATTCCGGGGTATTTCCTCTCCAGCGCGGTGGTCGGCGAGAACGAGCAGTTCCTCGGCGCCATGGTGGTCAAGCTTGAGTTCCCGGAACTGGAGCGCGAGTGGGCCCAGGGCAATGACTTGCTGCTGGTCAGCGATGCCCGGGGCATTGTGTTTATCGCCAATCAGCCGGGCTGGCGCTACCGCGCGCTGCGTCCGTTGTCGGACAGCGACCACGCCGAACTCAAGGCCACCCGCCAATACGACAAGAAACAATTGCTGCCGCTGGACACTGAAGCCTTGCAACGCTTTGACGAAAACAGCCACCTGATGCGCGTCGACGGCCCCGATGGCAAGGCCAATTACATTTGGGAGTCCCTGCCGCTGAAGGCCGAAGGCTGGACCTTGCACCTGTTGCGCAAGCCACAGTTTGCCTTTGAAGACCAACGCAACGCCGGCCTCGCCGCCGCCGGCTCGTGGCTGGCGCTGGTGTTCCTGGTGCTGTTCCTGACCCAGCGCTGGCGCCTCGCCCGCTTGCGCCAGCGCAGCCGCGAAGAACTTGAACAACTGGTGGAAGAACGCACCCGCGCCCTGCGTACTGCCCAGGATGGCCTGGTGCAATCCGCCAAACTGGCAGCGCTGGGGCAGATGTCTGCCGCCCTCGCTCACGAAATCAACCAGCCATTGACCGCCCAGCGCATGCAGTTGGCGACTCTGCGGCTGCTGCTGGACCATGGCCGGGTGGACGACGCCTACCAGGCCCTGACCCCGCTGGACGACATGCTCACACGCATGGCCGCGCTCACCGGCCACCTCAAGACCTTCGCCCGCAAGAGCCCCAGCGGCCTGCGCGAACGCCTCGACCTGGCGACGGTGGTGGACCAGTCCCTGCACTTGCTCGATGCGCGCCTGCGGGACGAAGCCATCGGCACCGTACTGGACCTGACCCGCCCGGCCTGGGTACGCGGCGACGCGATCCGCCTCGAACAGGTGCTGATCAACCTGCTGCGCAACGCCCTCGACGCCATGGCCGACAAGCCACGCAAGCGCCTGGAGATCCGTCTGCACGCCGATCAGCAGCTATGGCACCTGACCGTCAGCGACAGCGGCGGCGGGATCGCCGAGGAAAACCTCAACAGCGTGTTCGACCCGTTCTTCACCACCAAGCCGGTGGGCGACGGGCTCGGCTTGGGGCTCGCCGTGTCGTACGCTATCGTCCACGAACTTGGCGGGCGCCTGAGCGCCGGCAATCAAGGTGACGGGGCGATCTTTACCCTGACCTTGCCCATCGCACTGGAGACGCCAGACCTATGTTGAATGCGGTGATTGTGGTCGACGACGAAGCCAGCATTCGCACGGCCGTCGAGCAATGGCTGAGCCTGTCGGGCTTTGAGGTGCAGTTGTTCAGCCGCGCCGAAGAATGCCTGGCGAAATTGCCCCGGGACTTTCCCGGGGTGATCCTGAGCGACGTGCGCATGCCCGGCCTCAGCGGCCTGGAGTTGCTGGCTGAAGTGCAGCGGCGTGACGCCGACCTGCCGGTGATTCTGCTCACCGGCCACGGCGATGTGCCGATGGCCGTCGAGGCCATGCGCGACGGCGCCTACGACTTCCTCGAAAAACCCTTCAGCCCCGAGGCCCTGCTCAGCAGCCTGCGCCGGGCGCTGGACAAGCGCGGGCTGGTGCTGGAAAACCGCCGCTTGCATCAGCAGGCCGATCACCGGGCCCAACTGGAATCGAGCCTGCTGGGGGTGTCCCGGGGTTTGCAGAACCTGCGCCGGCAAGTCCTGGACCTGGCCGGCTTGCCGGTCAATGTGTTGATTCGCGGCGAAACCGGCAGCGGCAAGGAGCTGGTCGCCCGTTGCCTGCATGATTTCGGCCCCCGGGCGAAGAAGCCGTTTGTGGCGCTGAACTGCGCGGCGATTCCCGAGCAGCTGTTTGAAGCCGAGCTGTTCGGCCATGAAAGTGGCGCGTTCACCGGCGCCCAGGGCAAGCGCATCGGCAAGCTGGAATACGCCAATGGCGGCACGCTGTTTCTCGATGAGATCGAAAGCATGCCGCTGGCCCAGCAGGTGAAATTGCTGCGGGTGTTGCAGGAGCAAAAACTCGAACGGCTCGGTTCCAATCAAAGCATCAAGGTGGACTTGCGGATCATCGCCGCCACCAAACCCGACCTGCTGGACGAAGCTCGCGCCGGGCGTTTTCGCGAGGACTTGGCCTATCGCCTGACCGTCGCACAACTGCGCCTGCCACCGCTGCGGGAACGCCGGGAAGACATTCCCCTGCTGTTCGAGCACTTTGCACAAAGCGCCGCCGAGCGCCTGGGCCGCAACTTCGCGCCGCTGAGCGGACCCGCGCTGGGGCGCCTGCTCAGCCATGACTGGCCGGGGAATGTGCGGGAGCTGGCCAATGCCGCGGAACGCCAGGTGCTGGGGCTGGGTGAACCGGAGCCGGAAGGCATCGAAGCCGGGCAATCGTTGGCGGCGCAGCAGGAAGCATTTGAAGCCCATTGCCTGAAAGCCGCGCTGACCCGGCACAAAGGCGATATCAAGGCGGTGCTGGCCGAGCTGCAACTGCCACGGCGCACCTTCAATGAAAAAATGCAGCGCCATGGCCTGGCGCGGGATACGTTCCTCTAACCCGATCGTTCCCACGCTCCGCGTGGGGATGCAGCTCTGGGCGCTCCGCGTCCGCCCTTAAAATCGTGACGCGGAGCGTCACAGGATGCGCTCCCACGCAGAGCGTGGGAGCGATCTTCGTCGGCGGTTTTCCGCTCATCCCCCTTGATTCATCAGCAATTTTCCGCTCAAAAATTTCCGCAAACCCTTCTAGACCGGGCCTTCATCGGCTTGGCACAGCTCCTGCTATAGCCCAGCCAGGCTGCACTACCGCGCGCTCCACAAAAACAATTAGATGAAGGATCCTTAAATGGATAACTCCAACTCCCTGCCTCTGGGGTCGGCGGCTGCGCCGGCAAAAGAACGCACCACCTCCAGCCGTATCAGGTCGATCTTCAGCGGATCGGTCGGCAACATGGTCGAGTGGTACGACTGGTACGTCTACGCGGCTTTCTCCCTGTATTTCGCCAAGACCTTTTTCCCGAAAGGCGACACCACCGCCCAACTCCTGAACACCGCCGCGATCTTCGCCGTGGGCTTCCTGATGCGCCCGATCGGTGGCTGGTTGATGGGCCTGTACGCTGACAAGGTCGGACGTAAAAAGGCCTTGATGGCCTCGGTGTACCTGATGTGCTTCGGCTCTTTGCTGATTGCCCTGAGCCCGGGCTATGAAGCCATTGGTATCGGTGCGCCGATCCTGCTGGTATTCGCCCGCTTACTGCAGGGGCTGTCGGTCGGCGGTGAATACGGCACCTCCGCCACTTACCTCAGCGAAATGGCGACCAAGGAACGTCGGGGCTTCTACTCCAGCTTCCAGTACGTGACCCTGATCTCCGGCCAGCTCATCGCCCTGGCGGTATTGATCGTGCTGCAACAATTGCTGACCACCGAACAACTGTACGACTGGGGCTGGCGTATCCCGTTCGCCATCGGCGCGCTGTGCGCGGTAGTGGCGCTGTACCTGCGTCGTGGCATGGAAGAAACCGAGTCGTTCACCAAGAAAGAAAAGGCCAAGGAAAGCGCAATGCGCACCTTGATGCGCCACCCCAAGGAACTGATGACCGTGGTCGGCCTGACCATGGGCGGCACCCTGGCGTTCTACACCTACACCACCTACATGCAGAAATACCTGGTGAACACCGTCGGCATGAGCATCTCCGACTCCACCACCATTTCGGCGGCCACGCTGTTCCTGTTCATGTGCCTGCAACCCATCATCGGCGGGCTGTCGGACAAGGTTGGCCGCCGGCCGATCCTGATCGCCTTCGGCGTCCTCGGCACCCTGTTCACCGTGCCGATCCTCACCACCCTGCACACCATCCAGACCTGGTGGGGCGCGTTCTTCCTGATCATGGCGGCGCTGATCATCGTCAGCGGCTACACCTCGATCAACGCCGTGGTGAAGGCCGAATTGTTCCCCACCGAAATCCGCGCCCTGGGCGTTGGCTTGCCCTATGCACTGACCGTGTCGATCTTCGGCGGCACCGCTGAATACATCGCGCTGTGGTTCAAGAGCATTGGTATGGAAACCGGTTACTACTGGTACGTCACCGCGTGTATTGCGGTGTCGCTGTTGGTGTATGTGACCATGAAGGACACCCGCAAGCATTCGCGGATTACTACGGACTAAGGGTTCGGCAGGCGTAAAAAAAGGGCCATGTCAGTCAATGACACGGCCCTTTTTCATTGCCCTCAAGACAGCTCGGCAGCCGCCTGGCGTCCATACCGACGCTGGGCATACGCCGCCCCGGCAATCATCACCACCAGCACCGCCGCCAACACGGCCGACGAGCCGATGGTGCCAAAGTCCAGCCCGCCCTTTTCATGGGGTTTGGTCAGGAAGTCACCCAGGGTTGCGCCGAACGGCCGGGTCAACACAAACGCCACCCAGAACAGCAGCACCGACGAAATCCGCGTGAGGTATTTAAGCAACACCACCACCGCGATACTCGCCCCGATCAGCAACGCGCCACCAGCGAACCCCAGCCCGGAATCATCCGCGAGGAAATCCCCCAGCGCCGTGCCCAGGGTGTTGGAGAACAGGATCGCCATCCAGTAGAACAGCTCACCGCGAAAGGTCTGCACCTTGTTCACGTTCAGCGAGTCGCCGCTGATACGCCACAGGGCAAAGATCGCCACCAGGATCGACACCAGAATCATCGAGCCCGTGGCATAACCCAGCCCCAGCGTGCGGTCCATAAAGTCCGACATGGTGGTGCCGGCGGTGCTGGTGGACAGGATCACGATCCAGTACAGCACCGGGTTGTAGGTTTTCGACCAGAGTTGCGTCACCAGAGTGACCAGGAACACGCTGATCAGGATCATCGAGCTGATGGCGTAACCGACATTCAAGGTCATCGACAGCAAGTCCCCGGCGGTTTCGCCCAGGGTCGTGGCGCAGATTTTCATGACCCAGAACGCCAGGGTGATCTGAGGAAGTTTGTTCATTGTGCAGAAGGCTCCAAAGGCTCAGTCGTTCAATCGGTCGACTTACAGGGGGTGTCGACCTGGCGCGCAGACTGACCCGGGAGCTGTGAAAAATAGGTGGGGGCTGTATGAAAATTCCATATGGATGATAGAAATCCGCCGCGCCGGATTGCACTATGATGCCCTCCCCAGAACCGCGCAGCAGGAACCCCGGCCATGTCCGACGATATTCATTTCTACGAACCCGCCAACGGCCACGGCCTGCCCCATGACCCATTCAACGCGATCGTCGGCCCGCGCCCGATTGGCTGGATTTCGTCACACGACAGCCAGGGCCGCCTGAACCTGGCGCCCTACAGTTTCTTTAACGCGTTCAACTACATTCCGCCGATCATTGGGTTTTCCAGTGTCGGGCGCAAAGACAGCCTGAACAACATCGAACAGACCGGTGAGTTCGTGTGGAACCTGGCTACCCGCCCGCTGGCCGAGCAGATGAACCAGAGTTGCGCGCCGGTATCACCCGAGGTCAACGAGTTTGAATTGGCCGGCTTGACGCCGGTGGCTTCAAAGGTGATCGCCGTGCCTCGCGTGGGCGAAAGCCCGGTGTCGTTCGAGTGCAAGGTGACGCAGATCATTCAGCTGCAGCGCGCCGACAAGGAGCTGGTGCCTAGCTGGCTGGTGCTTGGTGAGGTGGTCGCGGTGCATATCGCCAAATGGCTGCTGAAAGACGGGGTGTACGACACGGCTGCCGCCCAGCCGATCCTGCGTGGAGGTGGCCCGGCGGATTATTTTCAGTTGGGGCCGGAAGCGCTGTTCAAAATGTACCGCCCAGGCGCCACGCAACGCTGATTGGAATGCGATAAAAATGTGGGAGCGGGCTTGCTCGCGAAGGAGGCGTGTCAGTCCATGCATATGCCAACTGATCCACCGCATTCGCGAGCAAGCCCGCTCCCACACAAGCCGCTCCCAGATTTGGATCAGCGGTGTTTTCAGTTGGCGGAAGTTGCCCAAGAGAGCTGACCGTCTTCATCTACATCGACCAAGCGCTCCAGTTGCAGCGCTGCGGCATCGTCGGCGTCGGAGGCAGTCTTGAACGTCTGTCCATCGAGGATCTTGTGAAAGCGCGGTGCGCCCATGCCATCCAGCGCCTTGACGGCGATGGCGGCGCTATAGCCACCCTCTTCTTCACGCACCAAGGCGGAAACGGCTTCGTGGTGGGCAAACTCTTTACGTGCCATGTTGCAGGTCCTGGCCAATGGGAAAGGCGGCCATTCTAAAGCACTAGCCCGCCAGTTGCAGGTACTCGCCATAGGCATTGGCCGCCGAGGCGTCGGTAAAGGTCTGGAAGTCCATGCTGCGAACCACCATGTCATTCAACAACTCGGTGAAGACCATCAGCGCCGGCGAGCTGAAGTAGGCACTCATCGCCTGCTCGCTGCTCCAGAAGCCCGACACCAACCACACATCCGGGTCGGCCAGGGAGTGCTGCAACGAGAATTGCAGGCAACCCTGAGCCTGGCGGCCCGGTTCGATCAAACTGCTCAAGCGTGCACCCAGTTCGGTGCTGTACCCGGTACGGGCACGGATAAAGGCCATATGGCTCGCGGGAATGGGGGTGGACATGTTCGACTCTCCCGTTGAGAAGTGATGCTCGGCAAGCACTGTGAGGGCGTGTTGCCATAGGATCAAAGATACGGGCGCGGGGGTGGATGCGGTTAGTCAATTCCTGCTGGCTTATTGCACAATCCTGCGAGATACGTAGATATAGCAATCGGCCTGCGAAGTTTATTCCCGGCATGACTGCCGTATTTCAGGGGCATGACAGGCCCCGGCTTGCCTGATTCACGATTTTTCGCAGGATCAGGCAAGGATTGTGCAGAATCGAAATACCGCTTTTTGCAAAGCCGCCCTTAAGCTGTGCCCATCGTCAAAGCACCAGAGGATGTCCCATGTCGTCGCCCGAACTTCGCTCCACCCCCCTCGACGCCGATATGGAAAAGCAGCGCGCAGAACTCGCCGGCATCGTTCGCCGGCATACCTGGGAGGATGGTTCCTACGGCACGGCGATCACGTCGCTGTATCTCAACCGTCATAACTCCCCGCGTGAATTCACGCCGGTGCTGGTTGAGCCCGCGCTGTGCATCCTCGCCCAGGGGCGCAAGGAAGTGCGTTTGGCGGATGAAGTATTCGCCTATGACCCGCTCAATTACCTGGTGTTTTCGGTAGCGATGCCGGTGGCCGGGCGCATCCTTGATGCCACGCCGGAAGACCCCAACCTGTCGATTCGGGTGAATATCGACCCGGCACAGATCACCGCACTGATTGCCGAAGCCGGGCCGATGGGCGTGCCCCCGCGCCCGACCTCCCGAGGGATGTATGTCGACCGCCTGGACAACCAGTTACTGGACGCTGTGCTGCGCCTGACCCGATTGCTCGACGCACCGAAAGACATCGCAATGCTCGCGCCGCTGATCAATCGGGAAATTCTCTATCGCCTGTTGCGCGGTCCACAGGGTTATCGGCTGTATGAAATTGCCGTCGCCAACAGTCAGAGCCATCGGGTGAGCCAGGCGATCACCTGGTTGAACGGCAACTACGAACAGCCCCTGCGCATTGATGACCTGGCCAAGGAAGTGAACCTCAGCGTCTCGACCTTGCACCACCGCTTCAAGGCGATGACCGCCATGAGCCCGTTGCAGTACCAAAAACAGTTGCGCTTGCAGGAGGCTCGGCGGTTGATGATCGCCGAGGGCCTGGAAGCCTCGGCGGCGGGGTATCGGGTGGGCTATGAGAGCCCATCACAGTTCAGCCGCGAATACAGCCGGCTGTTTGGTGCGCCGCCGTTGCGGGATCTGGCCAGGTTGCGCCAGAGCGTCTAACCACGGTTATAACACCGGATACTAATAATGTGGCGAGGGAGCTTGCTCCCGTTGGACTGCGCAGCAGTCCCATCTTTTGGGGCCGCTTCGCGCCCCAACGGGAGCAAGCTCCCTCGCCACAAGTACTCAATCAGCTGCAGTATTGGTGGTGTTCAATCCAGGCCACGAGGCAGTTGCAAGGTCACCCGCAAACCGCCCTCCCGCAGATTCTGCAAACTCACTTCACCGCCATGGCTGTGGGCAATGTTGCGGGCGATGCCCAGGCCCAGGCCGTAACCCTGTTGCTGCCCGGCCAGGCGGAAGTGCGGCTCGAAGACCTGCTCCAGGCGCTGTTCCGGCACGCCCGGGCCTTCGTCGTCGACGTGGAGGATGAACTCCGCGCCATCGTCTTCAATGTGCAAATGGGCGTTCTGCCCGTACTTCAGGGCGTTGTCGATCAGGTTGCCGATGCAGCGCTTGAGCGCCAGCGGCTTGCCCGGGTACGTCGTAAGTGCCCGACCATGTTGGGTCACGCGCCCATTGCCGTTGGGCGCCAGGTACGGCTCCACCAGGCAGTCGAGTACGTGGTTGAGGTCCACCGGTTCGATGTTTTCGTGGATGTCGGTGTCCTTCACGCACTGCAACGCGCCTTTGACCAGCAATTCCAGTTCATCCAGGTCGCGGCCGAACTTGGCTTGCAGGTTCTCGTCTTCCAGCAATTCCACCCGCAACCGCAGGCGTGTGATGGGTGTGCGCAGGTCGTGGGAAATGGCGCTGAACAGCTGGCTGCGTTCGGTCAGGTAACGGCTGATGCGTTCGCGCATGGCATTGAACGCGCGGCCTACTTCCACCACTTCGCTGCCGCCGCCTTCGGCCACCGGCTCCACGTCGGCGCCCAGGGACATGTCCCGCGCCGCCCTCGCCAGGCGCTTGAGTGGACGGCTTTGCCAGTGCACCAACAGGCCGATAAACAGCAGCAGGAAGCCGCTGGTGAGCACGATAAACCACACCTGCTGGTATGGCAGGCCTTGTTCTTCGAGGCTGGTGTAGGGTTCGGGCAGCAAGGAGGCAATGTAGAGCCATTCGCCTTGGGCCAGCTGGATCTGGGTGACCAACACCGGCGGATTCACCGGTTCCAGGGTCAGCGCGTAATGCGCCCAGGAACGTGGCAGTTCGTCGAGTTTCAAGCCGGCGTTGAAGATGCGCAGGTCTTCGGCGCTGACGAACTCCACCGAAACATGCACGTCGCTGCCCAGGGTCTGGCGCAACACTTCTTCGACAGCACCGAGCACTGCATGCTTGCGCGGGGTTTCCGGCAATACCGCCATGTCCAGGGGCTTGTCGTTGAGCGTCACCACAAACCGGGTACCGCCCATGCTGCGCAACTGGTCCAGTACCAACGGCCGGAAGGCCACCGGCAACGAGCGGAAATAACTGACGCTGGCGGTCATCGAATGCGCCAGGCTGCGGGCGGCGGTTACCAGGCCTTCAAGCTGGGTAGCGCGCAATTGCGAGACCCAGATTACGCTGGACAACGCCTGGGCAAACAGCACCGCCAACAGGGTCAGCAGTAACATCCGCCCCAGCAGCGAACGCGGTACCGGGATGCGCCGGCGCAGTTCACGCAGGCGCTCAGTGGGCATTGCCGGCAACCACGCTGGCTGCCAATTGATAGCCACTGCCGCGCACGGTGCGGATCAGCCGGGGTGGTTTTTCGGTGTCGCGCAGGCGTTGGCGCAGACGGCTGACGGCCATGTCGACAATCCGGTCCAGGGGCATCAGGTCGCGGCCACGGGTGGCGTTGCCGATGGTGTCGCGGTCGAGGATTTGCTGGGGGTGGTCGAGGAACAGTTTGAGCAGGGCAAAATCGGCGCCGGAAAGAATCACTTCCTCGCCGTCGACGTGGAACAGCCGGTGGCTGACCATGTCCAGGCGCCACTCGCCAAACACCAGCACCTCGCCGCCGCTGCGCTCCTGGCCAAACTGGCAGCGCCGCAACAAGGCCTTGATACGGGCCTGCAACTCACGGGGGCTGAAGGGTTTGCCGATGTAATCGTCGGCACCCAGCTCCAGGCCGATGACGCGGTCGGCTTCGTCGGAACTGGCGGTGAGCATGATGATCGGCACCTGGGCCTGGCGCGGGTGCTGGCGGATCCAGCGGCAGAGGCTGAAACCGTCTTCGTCCGGCAGCATCACATCAAGGATCACCAGGTCGCACGGCGCTTCGTTCATCGCCTGGCGGAACCCCGCGCCATCCGGCACGCCGCGCACCTGGAAACCGGCGCGGCTGAGGTAGGTTTGCAGCAACTCGCGGATTTCCTGGTCGTCGTCGACCAGGAGAATGGATTTACTGATTACGCTCACGGGGTCCTCCTTGTTGTTATGGCCAAGCTTAAGTCATTTGTTGCCCTTGAGGCCGCCTTCGCGAGCAAGCCCGCTCCCACATTCGACCTCATTCATCCAGTTGGAATGGGATTGAATGTGGGAGCGGGCTTGCTCGCGAAGAGGCCATCACTGCCTACGCAAATGCCTGCTCAAGCGCCACACCAGCACCTGTCAACCCTGAATACGGTGCCGTCACCAGCCACACCGGAATGCCTTTGAAGTAGTCGCTCATGCAGCCCTTGTCGCCAAAACTCCTGGCAAAACCACTCTTGATAAAGAAATCGGCAAAGCGCGGGATCACCCCACCCACGATGTACACGCCACCACGACCGCCGGTGGTCAGCACGTTGTTACCGGCAACGCGGCCCAGCCAGATACTGAACTGGTCCAGCACTTCCAAGGCAATCGGGTCGCCCGCCAGGCCAGCGGCAGTGATGGCCTCGGGAGTTTCCAGAACCGCCTCGTGACCGTCCACCGCGCAGATCGCCCGGTACAACCTGGGCAAACCGCCACCGCTCAAGGCAGTTTCAGCGCTGACATGGCCGATCTCATTGTAGATGTGCTGCCACAGCTGGGCTTCACGCGGGCTGCTCACGGGCAGGTCGACATGGCCGCCCTCCCCCGGCAATGCCGCCCAACGGCCATGGCCGAGGTCGAGCAAGGTGCCGACGCCCAGGCCGGTGCCCGGGCCGATCACCACCGCAGGGCGCAACGGCTCCGGCGTGCCTTCGCACACCACGCGGAATTCGTCGGGCTTCAGGCGGGTCATGCCCAGGGCCATGGCCGAGAAATCATTCACCAGCAGCAGCTCGTC from Pseudomonas sp. NC02 encodes:
- a CDS encoding ATP-binding protein, with the translated sequence MIAIPRPLRLTFYSLLIIAGAMLAAALATRHAERLALVDDAARANQQLMLYGNSLHTLIERYRALPAVLALDSEMISALKGPLDTATQDLLNRKLERINGAAQSSTLELMDRNGLAVAASNWNLPSSYVGHNYAFRPYFSQTLSQGTGRFYAVGVTTGIPGYFLSSAVVGENEQFLGAMVVKLEFPELEREWAQGNDLLLVSDARGIVFIANQPGWRYRALRPLSDSDHAELKATRQYDKKQLLPLDTEALQRFDENSHLMRVDGPDGKANYIWESLPLKAEGWTLHLLRKPQFAFEDQRNAGLAAAGSWLALVFLVLFLTQRWRLARLRQRSREELEQLVEERTRALRTAQDGLVQSAKLAALGQMSAALAHEINQPLTAQRMQLATLRLLLDHGRVDDAYQALTPLDDMLTRMAALTGHLKTFARKSPSGLRERLDLATVVDQSLHLLDARLRDEAIGTVLDLTRPAWVRGDAIRLEQVLINLLRNALDAMADKPRKRLEIRLHADQQLWHLTVSDSGGGIAEENLNSVFDPFFTTKPVGDGLGLGLAVSYAIVHELGGRLSAGNQGDGAIFTLTLPIALETPDLC
- a CDS encoding sigma-54 dependent transcriptional regulator gives rise to the protein MLNAVIVVDDEASIRTAVEQWLSLSGFEVQLFSRAEECLAKLPRDFPGVILSDVRMPGLSGLELLAEVQRRDADLPVILLTGHGDVPMAVEAMRDGAYDFLEKPFSPEALLSSLRRALDKRGLVLENRRLHQQADHRAQLESSLLGVSRGLQNLRRQVLDLAGLPVNVLIRGETGSGKELVARCLHDFGPRAKKPFVALNCAAIPEQLFEAELFGHESGAFTGAQGKRIGKLEYANGGTLFLDEIESMPLAQQVKLLRVLQEQKLERLGSNQSIKVDLRIIAATKPDLLDEARAGRFREDLAYRLTVAQLRLPPLRERREDIPLLFEHFAQSAAERLGRNFAPLSGPALGRLLSHDWPGNVRELANAAERQVLGLGEPEPEGIEAGQSLAAQQEAFEAHCLKAALTRHKGDIKAVLAELQLPRRTFNEKMQRHGLARDTFL
- a CDS encoding MFS transporter, giving the protein MDNSNSLPLGSAAAPAKERTTSSRIRSIFSGSVGNMVEWYDWYVYAAFSLYFAKTFFPKGDTTAQLLNTAAIFAVGFLMRPIGGWLMGLYADKVGRKKALMASVYLMCFGSLLIALSPGYEAIGIGAPILLVFARLLQGLSVGGEYGTSATYLSEMATKERRGFYSSFQYVTLISGQLIALAVLIVLQQLLTTEQLYDWGWRIPFAIGALCAVVALYLRRGMEETESFTKKEKAKESAMRTLMRHPKELMTVVGLTMGGTLAFYTYTTYMQKYLVNTVGMSISDSTTISAATLFLFMCLQPIIGGLSDKVGRRPILIAFGVLGTLFTVPILTTLHTIQTWWGAFFLIMAALIIVSGYTSINAVVKAELFPTEIRALGVGLPYALTVSIFGGTAEYIALWFKSIGMETGYYWYVTACIAVSLLVYVTMKDTRKHSRITTD
- a CDS encoding flavin reductase family protein is translated as MSDDIHFYEPANGHGLPHDPFNAIVGPRPIGWISSHDSQGRLNLAPYSFFNAFNYIPPIIGFSSVGRKDSLNNIEQTGEFVWNLATRPLAEQMNQSCAPVSPEVNEFELAGLTPVASKVIAVPRVGESPVSFECKVTQIIQLQRADKELVPSWLVLGEVVAVHIAKWLLKDGVYDTAAAQPILRGGGPADYFQLGPEALFKMYRPGATQR
- a CDS encoding antibiotic biosynthesis monooxygenase family protein, with the protein product MSTPIPASHMAFIRARTGYSTELGARLSSLIEPGRQAQGCLQFSLQHSLADPDVWLVSGFWSSEQAMSAYFSSPALMVFTELLNDMVVRSMDFQTFTDASAANAYGEYLQLAG
- a CDS encoding AraC family transcriptional regulator; translation: MSSPELRSTPLDADMEKQRAELAGIVRRHTWEDGSYGTAITSLYLNRHNSPREFTPVLVEPALCILAQGRKEVRLADEVFAYDPLNYLVFSVAMPVAGRILDATPEDPNLSIRVNIDPAQITALIAEAGPMGVPPRPTSRGMYVDRLDNQLLDAVLRLTRLLDAPKDIAMLAPLINREILYRLLRGPQGYRLYEIAVANSQSHRVSQAITWLNGNYEQPLRIDDLAKEVNLSVSTLHHRFKAMTAMSPLQYQKQLRLQEARRLMIAEGLEASAAGYRVGYESPSQFSREYSRLFGAPPLRDLARLRQSV
- a CDS encoding ATP-binding protein, whose translation is MPTERLRELRRRIPVPRSLLGRMLLLTLLAVLFAQALSSVIWVSQLRATQLEGLVTAARSLAHSMTASVSYFRSLPVAFRPLVLDQLRSMGGTRFVVTLNDKPLDMAVLPETPRKHAVLGAVEEVLRQTLGSDVHVSVEFVSAEDLRIFNAGLKLDELPRSWAHYALTLEPVNPPVLVTQIQLAQGEWLYIASLLPEPYTSLEEQGLPYQQVWFIVLTSGFLLLFIGLLVHWQSRPLKRLARAARDMSLGADVEPVAEGGGSEVVEVGRAFNAMRERISRYLTERSQLFSAISHDLRTPITRLRLRVELLEDENLQAKFGRDLDELELLVKGALQCVKDTDIHENIEPVDLNHVLDCLVEPYLAPNGNGRVTQHGRALTTYPGKPLALKRCIGNLIDNALKYGQNAHLHIEDDGAEFILHVDDEGPGVPEQRLEQVFEPHFRLAGQQQGYGLGLGIARNIAHSHGGEVSLQNLREGGLRVTLQLPRGLD
- a CDS encoding response regulator, giving the protein MSVISKSILLVDDDQEIRELLQTYLSRAGFQVRGVPDGAGFRQAMNEAPCDLVILDVMLPDEDGFSLCRWIRQHPRQAQVPIIMLTASSDEADRVIGLELGADDYIGKPFSPRELQARIKALLRRCQFGQERSGGEVLVFGEWRLDMVSHRLFHVDGEEVILSGADFALLKLFLDHPQQILDRDTIGNATRGRDLMPLDRIVDMAVSRLRQRLRDTEKPPRLIRTVRGSGYQLAASVVAGNAH
- a CDS encoding glucokinase → MKLALVGDIGGTNARFALWRDQELHSIRVHATADHASPEEAIQVYLKEEGLAIGSIGAVCLSVAGPVSGDEFKFTNNHWRLSKTAFCKTLQVDELLLVNDFSAMALGMTRLKPDEFRVVCEGTPEPLRPAVVIGPGTGLGVGTLLDLGHGRWAALPGEGGHVDLPVSSPREAQLWQHIYNEIGHVSAETALSGGGLPRLYRAICAVDGHEAVLETPEAITAAGLAGDPIALEVLDQFSIWLGRVAGNNVLTTGGRGGVYIVGGVIPRFADFFIKSGFARSFGDKGCMSDYFKGIPVWLVTAPYSGLTGAGVALEQAFA